In Spirobacillus cienkowskii, a genomic segment contains:
- a CDS encoding chemotaxis protein produces the protein MVNIGRPMFQVGSNIFELIEFTVTKTNASPSFDRKTPILYGVNVAKVREVIRLPTIVPCLTSTPEVLGVFNLRGAPIPAIHLAKALGYNEEVVTPSSQVIVTEFSSRKAGFVVAGTRRIRRVSWDKVLPPTSDAFNTITGMMLIENQDFIFILDFERILLDIEARSGGQGTSSFAIESSMPLPNSLNGTAPAVGAPINSKRPLIMVVDDSPTARRAICELLRSMQLDIIEYTNAETAWRELSTCEDGSDLSKVQLIVSDVEMPKLDGYSFVKRIRGHEKLKKMPVILHSSLTGDVNRDRAKQAGADAYVGKLNRKEIIEALKAALPPTWNGASS, from the coding sequence GTAAAACACCTATTCTTTATGGCGTTAATGTTGCCAAAGTGAGAGAAGTGATCCGTTTGCCAACAATTGTCCCTTGTTTAACAAGTACCCCCGAAGTTTTAGGTGTTTTTAACCTGAGAGGCGCTCCCATCCCCGCAATCCACCTTGCAAAAGCCTTAGGCTATAATGAAGAAGTTGTGACACCTTCAAGTCAAGTCATTGTGACAGAGTTTTCAAGTCGCAAAGCAGGTTTTGTTGTTGCAGGAACTCGGCGTATCCGTAGAGTCAGTTGGGACAAAGTCTTGCCACCAACAAGCGATGCATTCAATACAATCACAGGAATGATGCTTATTGAAAATCAAGATTTTATTTTTATCTTAGACTTTGAAAGAATTCTTTTAGATATAGAAGCGAGAAGCGGTGGCCAAGGAACCTCTTCGTTTGCGATAGAAAGTTCAATGCCTTTACCAAATTCCTTAAATGGTACTGCGCCAGCTGTTGGAGCTCCAATAAACTCAAAAAGACCTCTGATTATGGTTGTCGACGATTCACCAACTGCAAGAAGAGCAATATGCGAATTGTTACGGAGTATGCAGCTTGATATTATTGAATACACAAACGCCGAAACAGCATGGCGCGAATTGAGTACCTGTGAAGACGGTTCTGATTTGAGCAAAGTGCAGCTGATTGTAAGCGATGTAGAAATGCCCAAACTCGATGGATATTCATTTGTCAAACGCATTCGTGGCCACGAAAAACTCAAAAAAATGCCTGTTATTTTACACTCTAGTCTTACGGGTGATGTCAATCGCGATAGAGCAAAACAAGCAGGCGCAGACGCCTATGTTGGCAAGCTCAATCGGAAAGAAATTATTGAAGCACTGAAAGCAGCCTTACCACCTACCTGGAATGGAGCGTCATCATGA
- a CDS encoding cyclic nucleotide-binding domain-containing protein produces the protein MTAPDTLTFAPEQVIFNEGDKSDGIYLVQEGEIEVYRVRENMPIVLGKLVAGEVLGTLTIFSNETRKASARALKQTTLVFYQNSGMSESFKNLPGWCQAVIKDALRRLNHVNNLLTETKIHEKNLLRSIGTSHHHSAQLAFLLSSYVKKNSLKNDVNVSIYPTSDFLIYAEKILNKDFNYLEKIYKSFIEYGLVKEVDDKKFGTILVNPNESMIHDFAVFSIDVVKKGLNFFTPKKFHPWMSALTRISRKNNNLEKFKRADLALLLQTEVGRQDGESLLTQMLDHKIIAEQNGEITFSVLKLHKAVVFESLVRSIKDIKPA, from the coding sequence ATGACTGCTCCAGACACTCTAACCTTCGCCCCAGAACAGGTTATTTTTAATGAGGGCGATAAATCTGATGGCATTTATCTGGTTCAAGAAGGTGAAATAGAAGTGTATCGTGTTCGTGAAAATATGCCTATTGTTTTAGGAAAACTGGTGGCTGGTGAAGTCCTTGGGACGTTAACAATTTTTTCTAATGAAACTCGTAAAGCATCTGCCCGTGCTCTCAAACAGACAACATTAGTTTTTTACCAAAACTCTGGAATGAGTGAATCTTTTAAAAATTTGCCAGGCTGGTGCCAAGCTGTCATTAAAGATGCACTAAGACGTTTAAACCACGTGAATAATTTGCTGACCGAAACAAAGATCCATGAAAAAAACTTATTGCGAAGCATTGGCACATCGCATCATCACTCTGCACAATTGGCTTTTTTGCTATCGAGCTATGTAAAAAAAAATAGCCTAAAAAATGATGTCAATGTATCCATTTATCCTACATCAGATTTTTTAATTTATGCAGAAAAAATTTTGAATAAAGATTTTAATTATTTAGAAAAAATATACAAATCTTTTATAGAATATGGGCTCGTTAAAGAGGTTGATGACAAAAAATTTGGAACAATTCTGGTAAATCCTAATGAATCTATGATTCATGATTTTGCCGTTTTTTCTATTGATGTGGTAAAAAAAGGACTTAATTTTTTTACTCCAAAAAAATTTCATCCTTGGATGAGCGCGCTCACGCGTATTAGTCGTAAAAATAATAATTTAGAAAAATTTAAGAGAGCGGATCTCGCATTGTTGTTGCAAACAGAAGTTGGACGTCAAGATGGAGAATCATTACTCACACAAATGCTCGATCATAAAATTATTGCTGAACAAAATGGCGAAATTACTTTTTCTGTCCTAAAACTTCATAAAGCCGTTGTATTTGAAAGCTTAGTACGAAGTATTAAAGATATAAAACCAGCTTAA
- the pstB gene encoding phosphate ABC transporter ATP-binding protein PstB, giving the protein MSFFSNIFQCSKHSGKAANAAADSSSNLDNLVVLREGAHISIEDLNFYYGNKHRLKNINISFRKNKITALIGPSGSGKSTLLRTINRIYSLYPEQKAYGNILIQGKNILDSSVDLNELRTKVGMVFQKPTPFPMSIFENISFAVKMHERLSKKDLQQRVEWALRAAALWDEVKDHLHHSGLGLSGGQQQRLCIARTIAVKPEILLLDEPCSALDPISTQKIEQLLFELKKDFTIVMVTHNMQQAMRASDDTVFMSQGEIIEASDTKTFFSNPKDKQSLDYVHGKFG; this is encoded by the coding sequence ATGAGCTTTTTTTCAAATATTTTTCAATGCTCAAAACATTCTGGTAAGGCAGCAAATGCTGCTGCAGATTCTTCTAGCAACTTAGATAATCTTGTTGTGCTTCGCGAGGGTGCGCATATTTCTATTGAAGATCTCAACTTTTATTATGGCAACAAGCACCGCTTAAAAAATATTAATATTTCATTTCGAAAAAATAAAATCACGGCATTGATAGGACCATCGGGCTCTGGTAAATCCACTCTTTTACGTACAATTAATCGAATTTATAGCTTATATCCAGAACAAAAAGCTTATGGAAATATTCTGATTCAAGGAAAAAATATTCTTGATTCGAGTGTTGATCTCAATGAATTGCGGACAAAAGTTGGTATGGTATTTCAAAAACCAACGCCATTCCCTATGTCTATTTTTGAAAATATTTCTTTTGCAGTCAAAATGCACGAACGTTTGAGTAAAAAAGATTTGCAACAACGCGTTGAATGGGCTTTGCGTGCTGCGGCATTGTGGGACGAAGTCAAAGATCATCTTCATCATTCTGGACTTGGACTTTCTGGTGGGCAACAACAAAGACTCTGTATTGCGCGCACGATTGCAGTTAAGCCAGAAATTCTTTTGCTCGATGAGCCATGTTCTGCTCTTGATCCAATTTCTACGCAAAAAATTGAACAGTTGCTTTTTGAACTCAAAAAAGATTTTACCATTGTGATGGTCACCCACAACATGCAACAGGCGATGCGTGCGAGTGACGATACGGTATTTATGAGTCAGGGTGAGATTATTGAAGCGAGTGATACAAAAACCTTTTTCTCAAACCCTAAAGACAAACAATCTCTTGATTATGTTCATGGTAAGTTTGGTTAA
- the pstA gene encoding phosphate ABC transporter permease PstA codes for MKRKQFVRKLSNKTFSLLCITSVLFGITILSSIFYALIVHGFPAISVDFFLEDTPSPDSLGGGLRNAIFGSFIITVAAVIVATPMGILAATFLSEYARGRKIASVIRFVNDVWLSAPSIIVGLFIYTVVVHPMGNYSALAGAISLAMIACPIITRSAEDMLNLVPNELREAAIALGLPKWRVVVHVAWRASRQGMLTGVLLAIARISGETAPLLFTSLNNQFWSTNLSQPIANLPVTIYQFAMSPYHNWQDLAWGGALLITVVVLFLNILTRSFSKAGGKRS; via the coding sequence ATGAAAAGAAAGCAATTTGTTAGAAAATTATCAAATAAAACTTTTTCATTATTGTGTATAACGTCTGTTTTATTTGGAATCACAATTTTAAGTTCTATTTTTTATGCACTTATTGTTCATGGTTTTCCTGCAATAAGTGTTGATTTTTTTCTTGAAGACACGCCGTCCCCAGATTCTCTTGGAGGAGGTTTAAGAAACGCAATTTTTGGTAGTTTTATTATTACTGTTGCGGCAGTGATTGTTGCCACTCCAATGGGTATTTTAGCAGCAACATTTTTATCGGAGTATGCAAGAGGCCGTAAAATTGCATCTGTTATTCGTTTTGTGAATGACGTTTGGCTGAGCGCTCCTTCTATAATTGTTGGTTTGTTTATATATACCGTTGTCGTGCATCCTATGGGGAATTATTCTGCTTTAGCAGGTGCAATTTCGCTTGCAATGATTGCATGTCCAATTATTACGCGCAGTGCTGAAGACATGTTAAATCTTGTGCCCAATGAGTTACGAGAAGCTGCAATTGCATTGGGTTTACCCAAATGGCGTGTTGTTGTCCATGTTGCCTGGCGTGCTTCAAGGCAGGGAATGTTAACAGGAGTGTTGCTTGCTATTGCGCGTATTTCTGGAGAAACAGCACCTTTACTCTTTACTTCGTTAAATAATCAGTTTTGGAGTACAAATCTCAGTCAGCCTATCGCAAATTTACCTGTCACAATTTATCAATTTGCGATGAGTCCCTACCATAATTGGCAAGATTTAGCTTGGGGTGGAGCGTTGCTCATTACTGTTGTTGTATTATTTTTAAATATTTTAACACGTTCTTTTTCTAAAGCTGGGGGAAAACGCTCATGA
- the pstC gene encoding phosphate ABC transporter permease subunit PstC: MGDLLFSNLTRFFAWFAFLLLICVLFSLCVASYPSIQAFGFHFLTSDAWDPVQGHFGALSAVCGTLMTSLIAMVLGVPLSLGIAVFISEMSQGKISKTVRTLIDLMAGIPSIIYGMWGLLVLAPFLSNYVQPYISDAVQGIPILDNLFGGPPLGIGIFTAGLILAIMIIPYISSTLIDMFRSVPAVLKEAAYGVGATRFEVVRKVIVPYVRKGMIGSIMLGLGRALGETMAVTFVIGNSKFLTTSLFMPGTTISASIANEFNEATGVLYPASLLELGMILFVLSFLILAFARLFLLRIDRKKAGAK, from the coding sequence TTGGGAGACTTACTTTTTTCAAATCTGACAAGGTTTTTTGCTTGGTTTGCATTCTTGTTGCTTATTTGTGTGTTATTTTCACTTTGTGTGGCAAGTTATCCTTCAATTCAAGCATTTGGATTTCACTTTTTAACAAGTGATGCATGGGATCCGGTACAAGGTCATTTTGGAGCCTTGAGTGCCGTGTGCGGAACATTGATGACATCATTGATTGCGATGGTGTTAGGAGTGCCTTTAAGCCTTGGTATTGCTGTGTTTATTTCAGAAATGTCGCAAGGTAAAATTTCCAAAACTGTAAGAACTCTAATCGATCTGATGGCAGGAATTCCTAGCATTATTTATGGAATGTGGGGATTGCTCGTGCTCGCCCCTTTTTTATCAAATTATGTGCAACCTTATATTTCTGATGCAGTTCAGGGTATTCCTATACTCGATAATCTTTTTGGTGGTCCACCATTAGGGATTGGTATTTTTACAGCAGGTCTAATATTAGCAATTATGATTATTCCTTATATTTCTTCTACTCTGATTGACATGTTTCGCTCTGTTCCAGCTGTTTTGAAAGAAGCTGCATACGGAGTGGGCGCAACACGCTTTGAAGTTGTGAGAAAGGTTATTGTTCCTTATGTCCGCAAAGGGATGATTGGTAGTATTATGCTTGGCTTGGGTAGAGCTCTTGGTGAAACCATGGCTGTTACTTTTGTGATTGGCAATTCTAAATTCCTAACAACGTCTCTTTTTATGCCTGGTACAACAATTTCGGCATCCATTGCCAATGAGTTTAACGAAGCAACAGGAGTTTTATATCCTGCTTCTTTATTAGAATTAGGAATGATTTTATTTGTTCTTTCTTTTTTAATACTGGCTTTCGCACGATTATTTTTACTTCGGATTGATAGAAAAAAGGCGGGAGCTAAATAA
- the pstS gene encoding phosphate ABC transporter substrate-binding protein PstS, translating to MRFSLGRLVCVLAILSCVFISVVAKASNLITGAGSSFIAPVLYKWASQYKNETGVKINYQSTGSGAGIKQIQGKIVDFGATDMPLNSEDLETKGLTQFPAVIGGIVIITNIQGVSQGQLILNAQTLAEIYSGQIKNWNDKRIAELNPHVTLPNKGIIVVYRSDASGTTYNFTYFLEKSAPSIWKSGSGTAISWSSSIMGVGGKGNEGVTNMVKRAPGAIGYVEYAYALQNKMAWTRMFNAEGKLVPHLTESEFSDDKKVSQAFRHSFQAAALNAEWEKTSGMGVLLANQNGAASWPITAATFILIAKQQENASIGKDVLKFFHYAFTKGAETAESLDYIPIPEKTVKLIEKNWSKEIKSLKDKSSLWDL from the coding sequence ATGCGTTTTAGCCTTGGCCGGCTGGTTTGCGTTTTAGCAATACTGAGCTGTGTATTTATAAGTGTTGTGGCAAAGGCTTCTAACCTTATTACTGGTGCTGGCTCTAGTTTTATTGCCCCTGTTCTTTATAAGTGGGCTTCTCAATACAAGAATGAGACTGGTGTTAAGATCAATTATCAATCTACAGGCTCAGGGGCTGGGATTAAACAAATCCAAGGTAAGATAGTTGATTTTGGTGCAACAGACATGCCATTAAATTCTGAAGATCTTGAAACAAAAGGATTAACGCAGTTTCCAGCCGTGATTGGCGGTATTGTTATTATTACCAATATTCAAGGTGTTTCTCAAGGTCAGCTTATTTTAAATGCACAAACCTTAGCAGAAATTTATAGCGGCCAGATCAAAAACTGGAATGACAAACGCATTGCTGAACTCAATCCTCATGTGACTCTTCCAAACAAGGGAATTATAGTGGTTTATCGTTCAGATGCTTCCGGGACTACTTATAATTTTACCTATTTTCTAGAAAAATCAGCTCCAAGCATTTGGAAATCAGGATCGGGTACCGCGATCTCTTGGTCTAGCTCAATTATGGGAGTTGGCGGTAAAGGTAATGAAGGCGTCACAAACATGGTAAAACGTGCGCCCGGAGCAATTGGTTATGTAGAATATGCCTATGCACTGCAAAATAAAATGGCTTGGACAAGAATGTTTAATGCAGAAGGAAAGCTGGTTCCACATCTTACAGAAAGTGAATTTTCTGATGATAAGAAAGTCAGTCAGGCGTTTCGTCATTCTTTTCAAGCAGCAGCGCTCAATGCGGAATGGGAAAAAACTTCTGGAATGGGTGTTTTGCTTGCAAATCAAAATGGTGCTGCGTCGTGGCCAATTACAGCGGCTACGTTTATTTTAATTGCAAAACAACAAGAAAATGCAAGTATTGGAAAAGATGTCTTAAAATTTTTTCATTATGCTTTTACAAAGGGTGCAGAGACAGCTGAGTCTTTAGATTATATTCCAATTCCTGAAAAAACTGTAAAACTCATCGAAAAAAACTGGTCAAAAGAAATAAAATCTTTAAAAGATAAAAGTTCCCTTTGGGATTTATAG
- a CDS encoding diphthine--ammonia ligase → MEHKNALCTWTGGHESSLTLLHALKNYTVKCLVTPTVESDFNTFHLQLLPPSILRAQADLIKQPLLILNTSYNEYESAFSQALNSLKKHKMNTLIFSTIRHNLAKQSLENLCHNLGIKGYFPLWERYEEGLLSEFLEMGFKAKIIAVNEKFLTRDFLGKDLDKDVIEEFRQRKIDLFGENGEYQTLLYEAPFFSEPLQIKEGDINLRNGNWTLDVSLNSSLN, encoded by the coding sequence TTGGAACATAAAAACGCACTTTGCACCTGGACGGGCGGCCATGAGTCAAGCTTAACCCTTTTGCATGCGCTAAAAAATTATACAGTCAAATGCTTAGTCACTCCAACCGTCGAATCAGATTTTAATACCTTTCATTTACAATTGTTACCTCCTTCAATTTTACGTGCTCAAGCAGATCTTATAAAGCAACCATTGCTCATTTTAAATACTTCGTATAACGAATACGAAAGTGCATTTAGCCAAGCTTTAAATAGTTTAAAAAAACATAAAATGAATACTCTGATATTTTCTACAATTCGTCATAATTTAGCAAAACAATCACTAGAAAACTTGTGCCATAATTTAGGCATTAAAGGCTATTTTCCATTGTGGGAAAGATACGAAGAGGGATTGCTTTCTGAGTTTTTAGAAATGGGGTTTAAAGCAAAAATTATTGCAGTCAACGAAAAATTTTTAACCCGAGACTTTCTTGGAAAAGATTTAGACAAAGACGTTATTGAAGAGTTTCGTCAAAGAAAAATAGATCTATTTGGCGAAAATGGCGAATATCAAACACTGTTATATGAAGCGCCATTTTTTTCAGAGCCACTGCAAATCAAAGAAGGTGACATTAATTTAAGAAATGGAAATTGGACGCTTGATGTCTCTCTAAATTCTTCTTTAAATTAA
- a CDS encoding ABC transporter substrate-binding protein, protein MSLFFNKIFKISSILFCCTSNFCYATENGSSNQKKSVTLLLDWKPNTNHLGFYVAQAKGFYKEEGLELNIINPTQSSTVALVAVGKADFGIGYANQFIYAQNKNIPLVSVAGIIYKDTSCFVWRSSLGVKTIKDLEGKRYGGWGSPEEHATLKYIFEKNNASFEKLKMLTIGTFDFLPATLKTIDFTWEYPAWNILAAQLKKVSVQTYCPAEHFPELNKPSPLIFTSKNLIKQDPKRIKQFMKATAKGYQFAIQNPTEAAKIFIKSVPEMDSDLVYASAKMLSSLFQAQGKKWGEQNVTEFVTYANWMKKSKLIQIIPDFNSSITNSFLP, encoded by the coding sequence ATGAGTCTTTTTTTCAATAAAATTTTTAAAATTAGCAGCATTTTATTTTGCTGTACCAGCAACTTTTGTTATGCAACAGAAAACGGCAGTTCTAATCAAAAAAAATCAGTTACCCTATTATTAGACTGGAAGCCGAATACCAATCATTTGGGTTTTTATGTTGCGCAAGCAAAAGGATTTTACAAAGAAGAAGGATTAGAACTTAACATCATCAATCCCACACAATCATCCACAGTTGCATTGGTTGCAGTAGGCAAAGCAGATTTTGGAATTGGTTACGCAAACCAATTTATTTATGCTCAAAATAAAAATATTCCGCTAGTTTCAGTTGCTGGAATTATTTATAAAGATACCTCCTGTTTTGTTTGGCGCAGTTCATTAGGTGTTAAAACAATTAAAGATTTAGAAGGAAAACGATACGGCGGCTGGGGAAGCCCAGAAGAACACGCCACACTAAAATATATTTTTGAAAAAAATAATGCGTCATTTGAGAAATTAAAAATGTTAACTATTGGCACATTTGATTTTCTGCCTGCTACGTTAAAAACAATAGATTTTACCTGGGAATACCCTGCTTGGAATATTCTTGCTGCACAATTAAAAAAAGTTTCAGTACAAACCTATTGCCCAGCAGAACACTTTCCTGAACTCAACAAACCTTCTCCTTTAATTTTTACAAGTAAGAATCTTATTAAACAGGATCCAAAACGTATTAAACAATTTATGAAGGCTACCGCAAAAGGATACCAATTTGCCATCCAAAACCCAACTGAAGCAGCTAAAATTTTTATAAAATCTGTTCCAGAAATGGATTCAGATCTGGTTTACGCATCAGCAAAAATGTTGTCTTCATTATTTCAAGCTCAAGGCAAAAAATGGGGTGAACAAAATGTAACAGAATTTGTTACTTATGCAAATTGGATGAAAAAATCAAAATTAATTCAAATAATCCCAGATTTTAATTCTTCTATTACAAATTCATTTTTGCCTTAA
- a CDS encoding transporter substrate-binding domain-containing protein → MLRLRCIRTICILASFLSNLFCIAEASEYHISLGINPPYTIKLDNKNPEGIFLEIIHEALNNSNIKLTIDNKEIPWKRAHENKEENNLLFYLSRTPAREKNYTWIVSLFRDEPVLTNLNDSIVIKKTEDLKQIKKIGAIAGGGGESFLKSNGLVKNFYSCKDETQCYNLLLENKIEAVISPQVKAKFVVKKLKIDHLVKSSKGLSAVEGWLASTLNMSQKNQVELKNAIQKFKKTSRYENILKKYQANRP, encoded by the coding sequence ATGTTACGTTTGAGATGTATACGCACTATCTGTATTTTAGCAAGTTTTTTATCTAATTTATTTTGTATTGCAGAAGCTTCAGAGTATCACATTTCATTAGGAATTAATCCTCCTTATACGATTAAGCTAGACAACAAAAACCCTGAAGGAATATTTTTAGAAATTATTCATGAAGCATTAAACAATTCTAACATAAAATTAACTATTGATAATAAAGAAATTCCTTGGAAAAGGGCGCACGAAAATAAAGAAGAAAATAATTTACTTTTTTATCTATCACGCACCCCAGCAAGAGAAAAAAATTATACTTGGATTGTTTCACTTTTTCGAGATGAACCTGTACTCACTAATCTCAATGATTCTATTGTAATTAAAAAAACCGAAGATCTAAAACAAATTAAAAAAATTGGTGCCATAGCAGGAGGAGGAGGAGAGAGTTTTTTAAAATCCAATGGATTAGTAAAAAATTTCTATTCATGCAAAGACGAAACACAATGTTACAACCTGTTACTTGAAAATAAAATTGAAGCAGTGATCTCTCCACAAGTTAAAGCAAAATTTGTAGTTAAAAAACTAAAAATTGATCATTTGGTAAAAAGTAGTAAAGGTCTCTCTGCAGTTGAAGGTTGGCTTGCTTCAACTCTTAACATGTCCCAAAAAAATCAAGTCGAGCTTAAAAATGCAATTCAAAAATTTAAAAAAACAAGCCGTTATGAAAATATTCTTAAAAAATATCAAGCCAATCGTCCATAA
- the gltX gene encoding glutamate--tRNA ligase, with protein sequence MTSTNNTRETRVRIAPSPTGDPHIGTAYIALFNYVFTKKQNGKFIIRIEDTDQKRYRADSEAMILDALKWVGIEWDEGPDIGGPYGPYKQSERKQIYHEYAEMLIQKGHAYRCFCTSERLDVLRKTQQAQKLPPGYDRLCRDLPQEDVAKKMQEGHTHVIRMKMPTTGKTVFKDALRGNIEFENDGIDDQVLLKSDGFPTYHLAVVVDDHLMKITHVIRGEEWISSTPKHVMLYDMFGWEKPEFCHLPLLRNADKSKISKRKNPTSIGYYRRKGILPAALRNFLALMGWNFGDNCEKFSTQEMIEGFTWERMTLGGPVFDLKKLAWLNGQYLRAESDEKWLAHLKNVVFSDNYLLKIIPLVKERVEKFEDFIDSTAFFFQGDLNYSNAPLVPKGRTAPEVAGYLNDLVLKLDICENWTHEEIHNIFNQYLAEKQLKPKDVFMPMRVAVTGSKETPPLFECIEVLGKDIVQRRVRLAIDYLKTMKE encoded by the coding sequence ATGACTTCAACCAACAATACCAGAGAAACTCGAGTCCGTATAGCGCCTAGCCCAACTGGAGATCCCCATATTGGCACCGCATACATAGCACTTTTTAACTATGTGTTTACAAAAAAGCAAAACGGAAAATTTATTATCAGAATTGAAGATACCGATCAAAAAAGATACCGTGCCGATAGTGAAGCAATGATCCTTGATGCACTAAAATGGGTGGGTATTGAATGGGATGAAGGTCCAGATATTGGCGGACCATACGGACCTTATAAACAAAGTGAACGCAAACAAATTTATCATGAATATGCAGAAATGCTCATTCAAAAAGGCCATGCTTACCGTTGTTTTTGCACTTCTGAGAGACTTGATGTATTACGCAAAACGCAACAAGCACAAAAACTTCCTCCAGGCTACGACAGACTCTGCCGCGATCTCCCACAAGAGGATGTTGCAAAAAAAATGCAAGAAGGACACACGCACGTTATTCGTATGAAAATGCCCACAACTGGCAAAACTGTTTTTAAAGACGCATTACGTGGCAACATTGAGTTTGAAAATGATGGTATTGATGATCAAGTGTTATTAAAATCTGATGGATTTCCAACCTATCATTTGGCTGTCGTTGTCGATGACCATTTGATGAAAATCACACATGTGATTCGAGGAGAAGAATGGATTTCTTCTACTCCAAAGCACGTGATGCTCTATGATATGTTTGGTTGGGAAAAACCTGAATTTTGTCATTTGCCGCTCCTTCGCAATGCAGACAAATCAAAAATTTCTAAACGCAAAAATCCAACCTCAATTGGCTATTATCGCAGAAAAGGAATTTTGCCCGCAGCTCTGCGTAATTTCTTAGCGCTCATGGGCTGGAATTTTGGCGATAACTGCGAAAAGTTTTCGACTCAAGAAATGATTGAAGGCTTTACTTGGGAACGAATGACCTTAGGAGGTCCTGTCTTTGATTTAAAAAAACTCGCTTGGTTAAATGGACAATATCTGCGTGCAGAATCGGATGAAAAATGGCTTGCTCATTTAAAAAATGTTGTTTTTTCTGACAATTATTTATTAAAAATTATTCCATTGGTTAAAGAACGCGTCGAAAAATTTGAAGATTTTATAGACAGTACAGCGTTCTTTTTTCAGGGTGATTTAAATTATAGCAATGCCCCTCTGGTACCAAAGGGCAGAACAGCACCAGAAGTTGCCGGCTATCTGAATGACCTTGTGCTTAAGCTTGATATCTGCGAAAATTGGACTCATGAAGAAATTCATAATATTTTTAACCAATATCTTGCAGAAAAACAACTTAAACCGAAAGATGTCTTTATGCCAATGCGTGTTGCAGTAACAGGTAGCAAGGAAACACCACCTCTTTTTGAATGCATCGAGGTATTGGGCAAGGATATTGTGCAAAGACGCGTGCGTTTAGCAATTGATTATCTTAAAACAATGAAAGAGTAA